The Natrinema salifodinae genome includes a window with the following:
- a CDS encoding SRPBCC domain-containing protein, protein MNQVEAFAEIDAPPETVWEVLLGFETYPEWDPIERTIEGVAIDVRRGPIEPTDPSRFLDGPMVVAVEPNRRLAWLDRFVLPFAFDRYHEFHLEPIDDGRSTRLLQRETVRGALVPLVFDETRVERAFVAMNEAIAASAEGLASATA, encoded by the coding sequence GTGAACCAGGTCGAAGCTTTCGCCGAAATCGACGCGCCGCCCGAGACCGTCTGGGAGGTCCTCCTCGGGTTCGAGACCTATCCCGAGTGGGATCCGATCGAGCGGACGATCGAGGGCGTCGCGATCGACGTTCGGCGGGGACCGATCGAGCCGACCGATCCCAGCCGGTTCCTCGACGGGCCGATGGTCGTCGCCGTCGAGCCGAACCGACGGCTCGCCTGGCTCGACCGGTTCGTGCTCCCCTTCGCCTTCGACCGCTACCACGAGTTCCACCTCGAGCCGATCGACGACGGGCGGAGCACGCGACTGCTTCAGCGGGAGACCGTCCGGGGCGCGCTCGTCCCGCTGGTGTTCGACGAGACCCGCGTCGAACGGGCCTTCGTCGCGATGAACGAGGCGATCGCCGCTAGCGCGGAAGGCCTGGCGAGCGCGACTGCCTGA
- a CDS encoding HAD family hydrolase → MGTRTAYDAVIFDNDGVLTTPTDRTVLETAMREAFKAIGVSDPSTEHVDTLLGPDVPSLRRVAAEHGVDPDELWTAREEAAIAAQLAELRAGRKRPYDDVATLDSLSVSTAIVSNNQHETIGNILEHCEFDGFDVWYGREPTLEGIERKKPTPYYLEQALADLGVENPLFVGDSRVDVAAADAAGIDAAFIRRSHRSEYELSIDPAHEIDSLEALPDLI, encoded by the coding sequence ATGGGAACGCGGACGGCGTACGACGCAGTTATCTTCGACAACGACGGCGTGTTGACGACGCCGACGGATCGGACGGTACTGGAAACAGCGATGCGCGAGGCCTTCAAAGCGATCGGCGTCTCGGACCCGTCGACCGAGCACGTCGACACCCTTCTCGGCCCGGACGTCCCCTCGCTGCGCCGGGTCGCGGCCGAGCACGGCGTCGATCCCGACGAGCTCTGGACCGCCCGCGAGGAGGCCGCGATCGCGGCCCAGCTCGCGGAGCTCCGAGCCGGCCGGAAGCGGCCGTACGACGACGTCGCGACGCTCGACTCGCTGTCGGTGTCGACGGCGATCGTCAGCAACAACCAGCACGAGACCATCGGAAACATTCTCGAACACTGCGAGTTCGACGGGTTCGACGTCTGGTACGGTCGCGAACCGACGCTCGAGGGGATCGAACGGAAGAAACCGACGCCGTACTACCTCGAGCAGGCGCTCGCGGATCTCGGGGTCGAGAACCCGCTGTTCGTCGGCGACAGCCGGGTCGACGTCGCCGCCGCCGACGCGGCCGGAATCGACGCGGCGTTCATCCGACGCAGCCACCGCTCGGAGTACGAACTCTCGATCGACCCGGCCCACGAGATCGACTCGCTCGAGGCGCTGCCCGACCTGATCTGA
- a CDS encoding HTTM domain-containing protein, giving the protein MTAARTDPSTGSESAPLASLRPRLRSRLGIDPRALGAFRIGLALVLLADLLVLRLPGLATFYTDDGVLPRSALAETSPAFARWSLHAQSGSLWAQALLVGIAVTLAGCLLVGYRSRFAAVGSALLLASLHARNPYLTNGGDTILVSLLFLAAFLPLDARWSLRGRRRRAGSQATAAPRAGDATRGDDPRVVSAATATVLLHVAIIYAINAVLKFRSDAWSSGVAVRRIFQLEDFVYLLGPTVAEFPGLLTAINWLWTATLCAAVLLVVATDRLRAATVAAFVGAHLGMAATMRLGAFPFVMLAALLLYLPPRIWDPIDRSVSATALADRVGRLAAKPVADGAGAEGPAAPDSGTDRSRLVRRGGRLAATVLLTCVLLAVVGWQVAAAGLVDTAPADDDAFESGSWAFFAPNPPDSYAWYVVEADRESGDAVDLVDGGPVEFDRPPNAMDRYPSTLWKRFATKVQGGGDAHLEPTAAYFCERAPADVESVTIHRLDQPVDANGPVGDPTADERITTSCG; this is encoded by the coding sequence ATGACTGCCGCCCGCACCGATCCGTCGACTGGCAGCGAATCGGCGCCGCTCGCGTCGCTTCGCCCGCGCCTCCGATCGCGGCTCGGGATCGATCCCCGCGCCCTGGGCGCCTTCCGGATCGGCCTGGCGCTCGTCCTCCTCGCCGACTTGCTCGTCCTTCGGCTGCCCGGCCTGGCCACCTTCTACACGGACGACGGGGTGCTCCCGCGGTCGGCCCTCGCTGAGACCTCCCCCGCGTTCGCGCGGTGGTCCCTCCACGCCCAATCGGGGTCGCTATGGGCGCAGGCCCTGCTGGTCGGGATTGCCGTCACCCTTGCCGGGTGCCTGCTCGTCGGCTACCGCTCCCGGTTCGCTGCGGTCGGCTCCGCGTTGCTGCTTGCGTCGTTGCACGCCCGGAATCCGTACCTGACAAACGGCGGCGATACGATCCTCGTCTCGCTGCTGTTCCTCGCGGCGTTTCTCCCGCTGGACGCCCGGTGGTCGCTCCGCGGGCGCCGACGGCGCGCGGGAAGCCAGGCGACCGCAGCCCCTCGCGCCGGCGACGCGACGCGCGGCGACGATCCCCGCGTCGTTTCGGCGGCGACCGCGACCGTTCTGTTACACGTCGCGATCATCTACGCGATCAATGCCGTCCTCAAGTTCCGAAGCGACGCCTGGTCGAGCGGCGTCGCCGTCCGGCGCATCTTCCAGCTCGAGGACTTCGTGTACCTGCTGGGTCCGACGGTCGCGGAGTTTCCAGGGCTGCTGACTGCGATCAACTGGCTCTGGACCGCGACCCTGTGTGCCGCGGTCCTGCTCGTGGTCGCGACCGACCGGCTCCGGGCCGCGACCGTCGCCGCCTTCGTCGGCGCCCACCTCGGAATGGCCGCGACGATGCGTCTAGGCGCCTTCCCGTTCGTCATGCTCGCCGCCCTGCTGTTGTACCTCCCGCCGCGGATCTGGGATCCGATCGATCGATCCGTCTCGGCGACCGCGCTCGCGGATCGAGTGGGTCGCCTGGCGGCAAAACCGGTTGCCGACGGCGCCGGAGCGGAAGGACCGGCGGCGCCGGACTCCGGTACCGACCGCTCGCGGCTCGTTCGGCGCGGCGGTCGACTCGCCGCGACGGTCCTGCTTACGTGTGTCCTCCTCGCCGTCGTGGGCTGGCAGGTCGCGGCCGCGGGCCTGGTCGACACCGCGCCGGCGGACGACGACGCGTTCGAGAGCGGCAGTTGGGCCTTTTTCGCGCCGAACCCGCCGGACTCCTACGCCTGGTACGTCGTCGAGGCCGATCGCGAGTCCGGAGACGCGGTCGACCTGGTCGACGGCGGGCCGGTCGAATTCGACCGGCCGCCGAACGCGATGGATCGGTATCCGTCGACGCTCTGGAAGCGGTTCGCAACGAAGGTGCAGGGAGGGGGCGACGCCCACCTCGAGCCGACGGCGGCGTACTTCTGCGAGCGTGCGCCCGCCGACGTCGAGTCAGTGACGATCCATCGTCTCGATCAGCCCGTCGACGCGAACGGGCCGGTCGGCGACCCGACCGCCGACGAACGCATCACCACTTCCTGCGGCTGA
- a CDS encoding DUF6735 family protein — MGHRALVAYRRPDSLYDLRYSHWGGEDLTLADEITGTTPLADGAIEGALLAGSITRDRILTDHLDPCVHEALYLVDPAADYAVDAFRVCWLEWGDGRDGGRGALVATDPDEDRRLRIWFRATKTALADIIEMGALSRRAAQSYLEARVCEEEQGTVYTYTESLADGTGDGGGGYTPTPDRWIEPERQTDVERDDEPDGAGGIGAGDP, encoded by the coding sequence ATGGGCCATAGAGCCCTCGTCGCCTACCGGCGACCCGACTCCCTCTACGATCTGCGGTACAGCCACTGGGGCGGCGAGGATCTCACCCTCGCGGACGAAATCACCGGCACGACCCCGCTAGCCGACGGCGCGATCGAGGGAGCCTTGCTCGCGGGCTCGATCACCCGCGATCGGATCCTGACGGACCATCTCGATCCCTGCGTTCACGAGGCGCTGTACCTCGTCGATCCGGCGGCCGACTACGCGGTCGACGCCTTCCGAGTCTGCTGGCTCGAATGGGGCGACGGTCGCGACGGCGGCCGCGGCGCGCTCGTCGCGACCGATCCGGACGAGGACCGTCGGCTTCGGATCTGGTTTCGCGCGACGAAGACCGCGCTGGCGGACATCATCGAGATGGGCGCCCTCTCGCGGCGGGCCGCTCAGTCCTATCTCGAAGCCCGCGTCTGTGAGGAGGAGCAGGGAACGGTCTACACGTACACGGAGTCGCTCGCGGACGGAACCGGCGACGGAGGCGGCGGCTATACGCCCACGCCGGACCGCTGGATCGAACCCGAGCGCCAGACAGACGTAG